The Planctellipticum variicoloris DNA window GCCAGGATCCGGAGCGCAGAGACCTCGCGAGGGTTCGCATTGAGGCACCATTTCGCCTGAACCTCGGCAGTCTCCAGGTCGCCGATCCTGTTGGACGCGTACGCCAGATTCAACCTTGCATCGTAAGAGCCGGGATCGATGGCGATCGCCGCCTGCAGAGGCTCAATCATCGCGGCATAGTCGTGCAGTTCGTCGTGAATTTCTGCAATCAGCAGAAACGTCTGGGCGCGATTGGGGGCCAGCCGCGCAGCCGCCAGCGCATGGGGAAGCGCAGACTCCGGGATCCTGTCGCGAAAATACAGTTCCGCCAGCGATAGCTGCGCCCCCAGGTTCTCCGGCTGCGCGGCAACCACCTCCCTCAGGGCCTGCTCGGCAGCGGCGGTCCGCCCGGCGACGATCTGGATGATCGCAACCTGCTGCATGGCCGCAATCCGTTGCGGGTCGGACTTCGGTATCCGAGCGAGAATCTCCAGGGCCTCGTCCGGCTTGGACTCCCGCAGCAACGATGCCAGTCTGAGCCGTGCGTCCGACGATTCGGGGGCGGTCCGCAGATGGGCCCGCAGTGCGGTCGTGGCGGCCGCGCGATCTCCGCGCTCCAGTGCAGAGGATGCCTCGGACAGATAGTCGGGTGCAGCCGTTCCGCAACCGGCGACCAGCAGCGCGCCGATCGCCGCGAGGGCCATCGCAAACGTCGGTCGTCGGCCGCCAGCGACGTCCCGGCCACGCCTCGCAGTTCCGTCAGTTTGCAAGGCCGCGTCCCTCGATCAGGTTGTGCGTCTGGCCGGCACGCAGCGATTTCCAGGATTCTCGGGCTCCCGACGGCCACCGGATCGACACGACATCCGCCTGCATGGCATCGCTGAGACCGACAGGAATTCGTCGGTCATCAGTCGCAAGATACCCCTGACTTCCCTGGCACGACCGCACGATCGTGCGGTCGCCGATGCGCACTTCGACTCGCGCGCCGATCGCATCGCGATTGCTGGCCGTCCCCACGAGCCTCAGAGTCAAAGACCGGCCGGCAGCCTCGTCAAGATTCTGCAGCAAAGCCGCGGGACCGTTGAGATGCAGCACGGCAATATCCAGTCTGCCGTCGCGATTGAAGTCGGCCAGTCCCGATGAACGCCCCACGATCGCCCGTTGAAAATAGGGACCGGCCTCGGCGGAAACTTCCTGGAACCGGGCTCCCCGCTGATTCCAAAAGACCTGCGGCAGTTGTGCAAACGGCTCGCGCCGGTCGAGCTCGGGGGGATACGACTGCACGTGCCCGTTCGCGACGAACAGGTCGAGCCAGCCGTCGTTGTTGGCGTCCACCAGCGATGTTCCGAAGCCCAGCCGCTGCCGACTGGGGGCGGCCAGTCCAAACTCGGCGGTCACGTCCGTAAAGGCGACCCGATCGTTTCTGTAGAGGGTGTTGGTCTCATTGAAGTAGTTGGTCACGAACAGATCGGTCATTCCGTCGCCGTCGACGTCTCCGGCTGCCACTCCCATCCCAGCCTCAGCCACGCCAAGTCCGTTCACGGCCACCCCCATCAACAGGGCATCGTCGGTGAATGTTCCATCCCCCGCGTTGATCCAGAGCTGATTGTTCACGGTGTCGTTGGCGACGTAGAAATCCTGATCGCCGTCTTCGTCGAAATCGCAGACGACAACTCCCAGGCCGGCGCGCGGGGATTCCGCCAACAGCCCCGAGGCCGCGCTGACGTCGTCGAACGTGCCGTCGCCGTTGTTGCGAAGCAGCAGATCGTATTCATGCTTCTGGTAGCGCGGGTGACACCCGCCGGGATAGCGTCGTCCGAGTTCGACGTGGCTGCACAGCGGATAGTCGGCGCGGTCCAACTGCAGGTAGTTGGTCACGTAGAGATCCAGATCGCCGTCCCCCTCAATATCCGCCCACGTACAACTGGCCCCAAACCGCCCGTCATTCAACGCCGGCTGACCGACGACTTCCGTCCAGGTGCCATCCCCGTTATTCCGGTAGAGGCTGTTCGGACCGAAGCTCGTGACGTACAGATCCGGAAACCCGTCGCTGTCAAAGTCGCCGACGGCC harbors:
- a CDS encoding tetratricopeptide repeat protein, which translates into the protein MQTDGTARRGRDVAGGRRPTFAMALAAIGALLVAGCGTAAPDYLSEASSALERGDRAAATTALRAHLRTAPESSDARLRLASLLRESKPDEALEILARIPKSDPQRIAAMQQVAIIQIVAGRTAAAEQALREVVAAQPENLGAQLSLAELYFRDRIPESALPHALAAARLAPNRAQTFLLIAEIHDELHDYAAMIEPLQAAIAIDPGSYDARLNLAYASNRIGDLETAEVQAKWCLNANPREVSALRILATIARDQGRFADARSFIAKAQQIQPEDVDCRILEADMLLYERQPQAAYERLKEIFNAHRSTVRYLGALARAAALAGDREESRKHYRTVERLVQESRKKVEPRQPQAPGGDSAPR
- a CDS encoding CRTAC1 family protein, whose translation is MLRWNHVACRDRACGKAGLLLLIGCLAVLPQELAGQDGGIRFSDVSQETGLRFTHYAPLTPERHLHLFMGSGLGWLDYDGDDWPDVYLCQGAAWPPRKESNLARSDQLFRNRHGTFENVTEVCGLRNFEYSMGAAVGDFDSDGFPDLYVTSFGPNSLYRNNGDGTWTEVVGQPALNDGRFGASCTWADIEGDGDLDLYVTNYLQLDRADYPLCSHVELGRRYPGGCHPRYQKHEYDLLLRNNGDGTFDDVSAASGLLAESPRAGLGVVVCDFDEDGDQDFYVANDTVNNQLWINAGDGTFTDDALLMGVAVNGLGVAEAGMGVAAGDVDGDGMTDLFVTNYFNETNTLYRNDRVAFTDVTAEFGLAAPSRQRLGFGTSLVDANNDGWLDLFVANGHVQSYPPELDRREPFAQLPQVFWNQRGARFQEVSAEAGPYFQRAIVGRSSGLADFNRDGRLDIAVLHLNGPAALLQNLDEAAGRSLTLRLVGTASNRDAIGARVEVRIGDRTIVRSCQGSQGYLATDDRRIPVGLSDAMQADVVSIRWPSGARESWKSLRAGQTHNLIEGRGLAN